Proteins from a genomic interval of Maylandia zebra isolate NMK-2024a linkage group LG15, Mzebra_GT3a, whole genome shotgun sequence:
- the plcb4b gene encoding 1-phosphatidylinositol 4,5-bisphosphate phosphodiesterase beta-4 isoform X2 codes for MTKSYEFNWEKHLPEFMQEGASFDRFDEDPYIFEPNCHMEVDEYGFFITWKSEGKEGQVLECSLINSIRVGAVPKDPKILSSFEATGKTETDLEGCIICICSGTDLVNLNFMFMVAENPETARKWIEGLRSVIHNVKANNVCPMTCLKKHWMRMCFLTNVNGKIPVRGITRTFASGKTEKGIFQALKDLGLPSGKNDEIEPADFTFDIFYALTQKICPRTDIEELFKKINGNKTDYLTVDQLVSFLNENQRDPRLNEILFPFYDPKRAMQIIEKYERDEDLKKKGHMSSDGFCRYLMSDENAPVFLDRLELYQDMDQPLAHYFISSSHNTYLTGRQFGGKSSVEMYRQVLLAGCRCVELDCWDGKGEDQEPIITHGKAMCTDILFKDVIQAIKETAFVTSDFPVILSFENHCSKPQQYKMAKYCEEIFGDLLLKQPLENYAIEPGRPLPSPSELKRKILIKNKRLKPEVEQKQLEAFKKHMEAGETNTPAIIMGEENEDDTENGEKEAEDKDLNSEAPSSVSEATSEKESNSVSQSNAVSSRKDDEQSNSIKKVPEDEVTEISEATDATDISEASDQDNNKKTVDVAEDLEEALIAQYTYVGATTNIHPYLSAMVNYAQPVKFQSFDVAEERNIHHNMSSFNESVGLGYLKTNAIEFVNYNKRQMSRIYPKGGRVDSSNYMPQIFWNAGCQMVSLNFQTPDLAMQLNQGKFEYNGSCGYLLKPDFMRRSDRMFDPFSETPVDGVIAATCSVQVFSGQFLSDKKIGTYVEVDMYGLPTDTIRKEFRTRMVMNNGLNPAYNEEPFVFRKVILPDLAVLRIAVYDDNNKLIGQRILPLDGLQAGYRHISLRNEGNKPLSLPTVFCQIILKTYVPDGFGAIVDALSDPKKFLTIAEKRADQMKALGIDTNDIADVPSGSSKNDKKGKGKGDTVKTSVTPQASSDMAQTSNAAQNNTTEAKKDNALVPTVSIDDLKQMKSYLKLIKKQQKELNTLKKKHSKDQNTMQKTHCTQVDKIVSLHDKEKVTLEKLLEKAIKKRGENNCQELKKETEDKIQTLVADHKTKVKDITAQHTKEWSELISSHSSEEQEMKDSHVTQQCEHLKKLLATVQEQQTLQLKLIHERQSKEMRANQAKMSMENSKAISQDKTIKNKAERERRVRELNSSNTKKFLDERKRLAMKHQKEMEQLEKNQREQLEKLEKFNEQTKDMQQMVKLEEEMDRRPATVV; via the exons GAAGGTCAGGTTCTGGAGTGTTCTCTCATCAACAGTATTCGCGTCGGTGCCGTCCCAAAG GACCCTAAGATCCTGTCATCATTTGAGGCCACTGGAAAGACAGAAACAGACTTGGAGGGTTGCATCATCTGCATCTGCAGTGGCACAGACCTGGTCAATCTCAACTTCATGTTCATGGTGGCAGAGAACCCAGAGACAGCCAGG aAGTGGATCGAGGGTTTGAGGTCAGTGATTCACAACGTTAAGGCCAACAACGTCTGTCCAATGACATGCCTCAAGAAACA ttggatGAGAATGTGTTTCCTTACCAACGTGAATGGGAAGATTCCTGTAAGAGG CATCACTCGGACATTTGCATCAGGCAAAACGGAGAAGGGGATCTTTCAGGCTCTGAAGGATCTGGGCCTTCCTAGTGGAAAG AACGATGAGATTGAACCAGCAGATTTTACCTTTGACATTTTTTACGCGCTCACACAGAAGATCTGCCCTCGCACAGATATAGAGGAGCTCTTCAAGAAAAT CAATGGGAACAAAACTGATTATTTAACTGTAGACCAGTTAGTCAGCTTTCTGAATGAA AACCAGCGCGACCCAAGGTTAAATGAGATTCTGTTTCCATTCTACGACCCCAAGAGAGCCATGCAGATCATCGAGAAATACGAGAGAGACGAAGATCTGAAGAAGAAAG GTCACATGTCCAGTGATGGCTTCTGCCGGTACCTAATGTCAGATGAAAATGCTCCAGTGTTCCTGGACCGGCTGGAACTGTACCAAGATATGGACCAGCCGCTGGCCCATTACTTCATCAGCTCCTCCCACAACACGTACTTGACAGGCCGACAGTTTGGCGGGAAGTCCTCAGTAGAGATGTACCGGCAGGTCCTGCTGGCTGGATGCAG ATGTGTGGAGCTGGACTGCTGGGATGGGAAAGGAGAGGACCAGGAACCCATCATTACTCATGGCAAGGCCATGTGCACAGATATCCTGTTCAAG GATGTTATCCAAGCCATTAAGGAGACAGCATTTGTCACATCAGACTTTCCTGTTATTTTGTCATTTGAAAATCACTGCAG TAAACCTCAGCAGTACAAGATGGCCAAGTACTGCGAGGAGATCTTCGGTGACCTGCTCCTCAAACAGCCTTTGGAGAACTATGCG ATTGAACCTGGGCGTCCTTTACCCTCTCCAAGTGAGCTCAAGCGGAAAATCCTCATCAAAAACAAACGCTTGAAACCTGAAGTCGAACAGA AGCAGCTCGAGGCCTTCAAGAAACACATGGAGGCAGGAGAGACAAACACCCCTGCTATCATTATGGGAGAGGAGAATGAAGACGACACAGAGAACG GAGAAAAAGAGGCAGAGGATAAGGATTTGAATTCAGAGGCCCCCAGCAGTGTTTCTGAAGCAACCAGCGAGAAAGAATCCAACAGTGTTTCTCAGAGTAATGCTGTCAGCTCAAGGAAAGATGACGAGCAAAGCAACAGTATTAAGAAG GTACCTGAAGATGAGGTGACAGAGATATCTGAAGCAACCGACGCCACAGACATCTCTGAAGCATCTGACCAAGACAACAACAAGAAG ACTGTAGATGTGGCAGAAGACTTAGAAGAGGCTCTGATAGCTCAGTACACCTATGTGGGAGCCACCACTAACATCCACCCGTATCTGTCAGCCATGGTCAACTATGCACAGCCGGTCAAGTTCCAGAGTTTTGATGTAGCTGAAG aaaggAATATCCATCATAACATGTCATCTTTTAACGAGTCAGTTGGCCTGGGCTATCTGAAGACTAATGCCATTGAGTTTGTGAA CTACAACAAGCGTCAGATGAGCCGTATCTACCCCAAAGGGGGCCGGGTGGACTCCAGTAATTACATGCCTCAGATCTTCTGGAACGCAGGCTGCCAGATGGTCTCACTCAACTTCCAGACCCCAG ATCTGGCCATGCAGCTGAACCAAGGAAAGTTTGAGTACAATGGTTCCTGCGG GTACCTGCTGAAGCCCGACTTCATGCGGCGGTCAGACAGGATGTTTGACCCATTCTCAGAGACACCGGTGGATGGTGTCATCGCTGCAACCTGCAGTGTACAG GTGTTCTCAGGACAGTTTCTCTCTGACAAGAAAATCGGGACCTACGTTGAAGTCGACATGTATGGACTGCCAACGGACACCATCCGGAAAGAGTTTCGCACTCGCATGgtgatgaacaatggactgAACCCTGCCTACAACGAGGAGCCATTCGTCTTCAGAAAG GTGATCTTACCAGACCTGGCCGTGCTGCGCATCGCAGTCTACGACGACAACAATAAGCTGATTGGGCAGCGCATCCTGCCTCTTGACGGCCTGCAGGCTGGCTACCGCCACATCTCTCTGAGAAACGAAGGCAACAAGCCGCTGTCGTTGCCCACAGTCTTCTGCCAAATCATCCTCAAGACCTACGTGCCCGACGGCTTCGGAG CTATTGTGGATGCTCTATCAGACCCAAAGAAGTTTTTGACTATAGCAGAGAAGAGAGCTGACCAGATGAAAGCACTGGGAATTGACACG AACGACATAGCAGATGTTCCCAGCGGAAGCTCCAAAAACGACAAGAAAGGGAAGGGTAAAGGTGACACCGTGAAAACCAGTGTGACACCGCAAGCCAGCTCAGACATGGCCCAGACTTCCAACGCTGCCCAAAATAACACGACCGAAGCCAAGAAGG ATAACGCACTCGTGCCTACTGTCAGCATTGATGACTTAAAGCAAATGAAG TCGTAccttaaattgattaaaaagcAGCAGAAGGAGCTCAACACTctaaagaagaaacactcaaag GATCAAAATACAATGCAGAAAACTCACTGCACGCAGGTGGACAAGATAGTGTCTCTGCATGATAAGGAGAAGGTAACTCTGGAGAAGCTACTAGAGAAAGCCATCAAGAAACGAGG TGAAAACAACTGCCAAGAGCTGAAGAAGGAGACAGAAGATAAGATTCAAACGCTAGTTGCTGATCATAAAACCAAG GTAAAGGACATCACAGCACAGCACACCAAAGAGTGGTCAGAGCTAATCAGTAGTCACAGCAGTGAGGAGCAGGAGATGAAGGACAGCCACGTCACCCAGCAGTGTGAACACCTCAAGAAGCTCTTGGCCACTGTCCAGGAGCAGCAGACCCTGCAGCTCAAACTCATTCATGAAAG GCAGAGCAAAGAGATGCGTGCCAACCAGGCTAAAATGTCCATGGAAAACAGTAAAGCCATCAGCCAGGACAAGACTATCAAAAATAAGGCAGAGCGAGAGAG GAGAGTGCGAGAGCTAAACAGCAGCAACACCAAGAAGTTCCTGGATGAGAGGAAGAGG CTGGCTATGAAGCATCAGAAGGAGATGGAGCAGCTAGAGAAAAACCAGAGAGAGCAGCTGGAGAAACTGGAGAAGTTCAATGAGCAG
- the plcb4b gene encoding 1-phosphatidylinositol 4,5-bisphosphate phosphodiesterase beta-4 isoform X1 encodes MTKSYEFNWEKHLPEFMQEGASFDRFDEDPYIFEPNCHMEVDEYGFFITWKSEGKEGQVLECSLINSIRVGAVPKDPKILSSFEATGKTETDLEGCIICICSGTDLVNLNFMFMVAENPETARKWIEGLRSVIHNVKANNVCPMTCLKKHWMRMCFLTNVNGKIPVRGITRTFASGKTEKGIFQALKDLGLPSGKNDEIEPADFTFDIFYALTQKICPRTDIEELFKKINGNKTDYLTVDQLVSFLNENQRDPRLNEILFPFYDPKRAMQIIEKYERDEDLKKKGHMSSDGFCRYLMSDENAPVFLDRLELYQDMDQPLAHYFISSSHNTYLTGRQFGGKSSVEMYRQVLLAGCRCVELDCWDGKGEDQEPIITHGKAMCTDILFKDVIQAIKETAFVTSDFPVILSFENHCSKPQQYKMAKYCEEIFGDLLLKQPLENYAIEPGRPLPSPSELKRKILIKNKRLKPEVEQKQLEAFKKHMEAGETNTPAIIMGEENEDDTENGEKEAEDKDLNSEAPSSVSEATSEKESNSVSQSNAVSSRKDDEQSNSIKKVPEDEVTEISEATDATDISEASDQDNNKKTVDVAEDLEEALIAQYTYVGATTNIHPYLSAMVNYAQPVKFQSFDVAEERNIHHNMSSFNESVGLGYLKTNAIEFVNYNKRQMSRIYPKGGRVDSSNYMPQIFWNAGCQMVSLNFQTPDLAMQLNQGKFEYNGSCGYLLKPDFMRRSDRMFDPFSETPVDGVIAATCSVQVFSGQFLSDKKIGTYVEVDMYGLPTDTIRKEFRTRMVMNNGLNPAYNEEPFVFRKVILPDLAVLRIAVYDDNNKLIGQRILPLDGLQAGYRHISLRNEGNKPLSLPTVFCQIILKTYVPDGFGAIVDALSDPKKFLTIAEKRADQMKALGIDTNDIADVPSGSSKNDKKGKGKGDTVKTSVTPQASSDMAQTSNAAQNNTTEAKKDNALVPTVSIDDLKQMKSYLKLIKKQQKELNTLKKKHSKDQNTMQKTHCTQVDKIVSLHDKEKVTLEKLLEKAIKKRGENNCQELKKETEDKIQTLVADHKTKVKDITAQHTKEWSELISSHSSEEQEMKDSHVTQQCEHLKKLLATVQEQQTLQLKLIHERQSKEMRANQAKMSMENSKAISQDKTIKNKAERERRVRELNSSNTKKFLDERKRLAMKHQKEMEQLEKNQREQLEKLEKFNEQLLKSHHANKQVQDEGHAADGEVGGGDGPQTCHSGVSG; translated from the exons GAAGGTCAGGTTCTGGAGTGTTCTCTCATCAACAGTATTCGCGTCGGTGCCGTCCCAAAG GACCCTAAGATCCTGTCATCATTTGAGGCCACTGGAAAGACAGAAACAGACTTGGAGGGTTGCATCATCTGCATCTGCAGTGGCACAGACCTGGTCAATCTCAACTTCATGTTCATGGTGGCAGAGAACCCAGAGACAGCCAGG aAGTGGATCGAGGGTTTGAGGTCAGTGATTCACAACGTTAAGGCCAACAACGTCTGTCCAATGACATGCCTCAAGAAACA ttggatGAGAATGTGTTTCCTTACCAACGTGAATGGGAAGATTCCTGTAAGAGG CATCACTCGGACATTTGCATCAGGCAAAACGGAGAAGGGGATCTTTCAGGCTCTGAAGGATCTGGGCCTTCCTAGTGGAAAG AACGATGAGATTGAACCAGCAGATTTTACCTTTGACATTTTTTACGCGCTCACACAGAAGATCTGCCCTCGCACAGATATAGAGGAGCTCTTCAAGAAAAT CAATGGGAACAAAACTGATTATTTAACTGTAGACCAGTTAGTCAGCTTTCTGAATGAA AACCAGCGCGACCCAAGGTTAAATGAGATTCTGTTTCCATTCTACGACCCCAAGAGAGCCATGCAGATCATCGAGAAATACGAGAGAGACGAAGATCTGAAGAAGAAAG GTCACATGTCCAGTGATGGCTTCTGCCGGTACCTAATGTCAGATGAAAATGCTCCAGTGTTCCTGGACCGGCTGGAACTGTACCAAGATATGGACCAGCCGCTGGCCCATTACTTCATCAGCTCCTCCCACAACACGTACTTGACAGGCCGACAGTTTGGCGGGAAGTCCTCAGTAGAGATGTACCGGCAGGTCCTGCTGGCTGGATGCAG ATGTGTGGAGCTGGACTGCTGGGATGGGAAAGGAGAGGACCAGGAACCCATCATTACTCATGGCAAGGCCATGTGCACAGATATCCTGTTCAAG GATGTTATCCAAGCCATTAAGGAGACAGCATTTGTCACATCAGACTTTCCTGTTATTTTGTCATTTGAAAATCACTGCAG TAAACCTCAGCAGTACAAGATGGCCAAGTACTGCGAGGAGATCTTCGGTGACCTGCTCCTCAAACAGCCTTTGGAGAACTATGCG ATTGAACCTGGGCGTCCTTTACCCTCTCCAAGTGAGCTCAAGCGGAAAATCCTCATCAAAAACAAACGCTTGAAACCTGAAGTCGAACAGA AGCAGCTCGAGGCCTTCAAGAAACACATGGAGGCAGGAGAGACAAACACCCCTGCTATCATTATGGGAGAGGAGAATGAAGACGACACAGAGAACG GAGAAAAAGAGGCAGAGGATAAGGATTTGAATTCAGAGGCCCCCAGCAGTGTTTCTGAAGCAACCAGCGAGAAAGAATCCAACAGTGTTTCTCAGAGTAATGCTGTCAGCTCAAGGAAAGATGACGAGCAAAGCAACAGTATTAAGAAG GTACCTGAAGATGAGGTGACAGAGATATCTGAAGCAACCGACGCCACAGACATCTCTGAAGCATCTGACCAAGACAACAACAAGAAG ACTGTAGATGTGGCAGAAGACTTAGAAGAGGCTCTGATAGCTCAGTACACCTATGTGGGAGCCACCACTAACATCCACCCGTATCTGTCAGCCATGGTCAACTATGCACAGCCGGTCAAGTTCCAGAGTTTTGATGTAGCTGAAG aaaggAATATCCATCATAACATGTCATCTTTTAACGAGTCAGTTGGCCTGGGCTATCTGAAGACTAATGCCATTGAGTTTGTGAA CTACAACAAGCGTCAGATGAGCCGTATCTACCCCAAAGGGGGCCGGGTGGACTCCAGTAATTACATGCCTCAGATCTTCTGGAACGCAGGCTGCCAGATGGTCTCACTCAACTTCCAGACCCCAG ATCTGGCCATGCAGCTGAACCAAGGAAAGTTTGAGTACAATGGTTCCTGCGG GTACCTGCTGAAGCCCGACTTCATGCGGCGGTCAGACAGGATGTTTGACCCATTCTCAGAGACACCGGTGGATGGTGTCATCGCTGCAACCTGCAGTGTACAG GTGTTCTCAGGACAGTTTCTCTCTGACAAGAAAATCGGGACCTACGTTGAAGTCGACATGTATGGACTGCCAACGGACACCATCCGGAAAGAGTTTCGCACTCGCATGgtgatgaacaatggactgAACCCTGCCTACAACGAGGAGCCATTCGTCTTCAGAAAG GTGATCTTACCAGACCTGGCCGTGCTGCGCATCGCAGTCTACGACGACAACAATAAGCTGATTGGGCAGCGCATCCTGCCTCTTGACGGCCTGCAGGCTGGCTACCGCCACATCTCTCTGAGAAACGAAGGCAACAAGCCGCTGTCGTTGCCCACAGTCTTCTGCCAAATCATCCTCAAGACCTACGTGCCCGACGGCTTCGGAG CTATTGTGGATGCTCTATCAGACCCAAAGAAGTTTTTGACTATAGCAGAGAAGAGAGCTGACCAGATGAAAGCACTGGGAATTGACACG AACGACATAGCAGATGTTCCCAGCGGAAGCTCCAAAAACGACAAGAAAGGGAAGGGTAAAGGTGACACCGTGAAAACCAGTGTGACACCGCAAGCCAGCTCAGACATGGCCCAGACTTCCAACGCTGCCCAAAATAACACGACCGAAGCCAAGAAGG ATAACGCACTCGTGCCTACTGTCAGCATTGATGACTTAAAGCAAATGAAG TCGTAccttaaattgattaaaaagcAGCAGAAGGAGCTCAACACTctaaagaagaaacactcaaag GATCAAAATACAATGCAGAAAACTCACTGCACGCAGGTGGACAAGATAGTGTCTCTGCATGATAAGGAGAAGGTAACTCTGGAGAAGCTACTAGAGAAAGCCATCAAGAAACGAGG TGAAAACAACTGCCAAGAGCTGAAGAAGGAGACAGAAGATAAGATTCAAACGCTAGTTGCTGATCATAAAACCAAG GTAAAGGACATCACAGCACAGCACACCAAAGAGTGGTCAGAGCTAATCAGTAGTCACAGCAGTGAGGAGCAGGAGATGAAGGACAGCCACGTCACCCAGCAGTGTGAACACCTCAAGAAGCTCTTGGCCACTGTCCAGGAGCAGCAGACCCTGCAGCTCAAACTCATTCATGAAAG GCAGAGCAAAGAGATGCGTGCCAACCAGGCTAAAATGTCCATGGAAAACAGTAAAGCCATCAGCCAGGACAAGACTATCAAAAATAAGGCAGAGCGAGAGAG GAGAGTGCGAGAGCTAAACAGCAGCAACACCAAGAAGTTCCTGGATGAGAGGAAGAGG CTGGCTATGAAGCATCAGAAGGAGATGGAGCAGCTAGAGAAAAACCAGAGAGAGCAGCTGGAGAAACTGGAGAAGTTCAATGAGCAG CTTTTGAAATCACACCATGCAAACAAACAGGTTCAAG